The proteins below come from a single Lepidochelys kempii isolate rLepKem1 chromosome 20, rLepKem1.hap2, whole genome shotgun sequence genomic window:
- the TROAP gene encoding tastin isoform X1 yields MAQVGKSPEWASFAHPPQGKWKGSCSLDRSEPQLGKENEPSAWDGSDTRSRSKIPVLSKSRLPPDFQQLHQAWESQFQKVTAFLPCQGKAAGKKPCPQTCPFNLACKGDKFHIDMAAAAELPAGSPELPSRSQPGGPLEEIHLGAAAQKTPPGTSLPNGKEVGPVEFVADPAALASILSNVGLANSTLGVARKPSLARRVPLRGSRGNSVHASGSARTVRGSLYVASGTPALCPDPARTSCFSRLAAKDAARRATQDPAQHRGLLLKSQQIQALSATLRDLGSRAQPAGHPALQRLGAGAKEACRGRPRPIATAMQSEPAKSQEAGGTRDQSSNGRPGSLSDGKGGKAGTGGQSAAHSSSSPSRTDPMGASETEEFVPDLDALASVLSNVGLSHAALGPTGKLSLARRVPVKGLRGVPPSTQGSPTGSRTSLLRPQISVPPKGDFGHASCYSTLGLKGAEALDGLQAAQLAGTPRTREISRSSPFGSARRVPVTQPQSLRRTCFSTRRLAVFPRTPRTEGALDKRPAQGVLQTPARWAGGLSPEPRSPDPDETVLPLEKIVVRLFGDGESQVATEASVRKALAWPGEGGSKTQCIEFLARLLRKEVEGAGGSSSLDDLQSLLAACAPSPRPPRTPPPLPEAGSRLKQLPSTSSCQDPASRAMPPASSAAFPAAGTTLTFSSQRPVCSHPLIHSLRSPTASGGAAGARAAPATSPSRVALVKQRFRDLLRAPQRFQEACLDDECAFYMGRPPGSQAPAPRCCTDPVATLLEARETTGHIGGTGRAPRHPGQSRTPDLRVASVASPPAPNPLLETPP; encoded by the exons GTGACTGCTTTTCTGCCCTGCCAGGGGAAGGCTGCCGGTAAGAAGCCCTGTCCGCAGACCTGTCCCTTTAACCTGGCCTGCAAAGGGGACAAGTTCCATATTGATATGGCTGCAGCCGCGGAGCTGCCGGCGGGATCCCCGGAGCTGCCGAGCAGAAGCCAGCCCGGAGGCCCCCTGGAGGAGATACACCTGGGGGCAGCAGCCCAGAAGACCCCGCCAGGCACCAGCCTCCCCAATGGCAAAG AAGTTGGCCCAGTGGAGTTCGTGGCTGACCCAGCGGCTTTGGCCAGCATCCTCTCCAATGTGGGGCTGGCAAACAGCACGCTGGGTGTGGCCAGGAAACCCAGCCTGGCCCGGCGGGTCCCTctgagggggagcaggggcaaCTCGGTCCACGCCAGCGGGTCTGCACGG aCTGTGCGTGGTTCCCTGTACGTGGCCTCGGGGACCCCTGCCTTGTGCCCGGATCCAGCCCGcacctcctgcttctcccggctGGCAGCTAAAG ATGCAGCTCGTCGAGCCACACAGGATCCTGCTCAGCACCGTGGCCTGCTCCTTAAATCTCAGCAGATCCAGGCCCTGTCAGCGACACTGCGGGACTTGGGGTCCCGTGCCCAGCCCGCG GGgcaccccgctctgcagagactgggCGCAGGGGCGAAGGAGGCATGTCGCGGGCGCCCGCGTCCCATTGCAACGGCGATGCAGAGTGAACCAGCCAAGAGCCAGGAAGCCGGTGGAACCAGGGACCAGTCCAGCAATGGCAGGCCGGGGTCCTTGAGCGATGGCAAAGGGGGCAAGGCTGGCACTGGGGGGCAGAGTGCAGCCCACAG CAGCAGTTCACCCTCAAGGACGGATCCCATGGGAGCATCAGAGACAG AGGAGTTCGTGCCAGACCTGGATGCCCTGGCCAGCGTCCTCTCCAACGTGGGACTGAGCCACGCTGCCCTGGGGCCCACGGGGAAGCTCAGTCTGGCTCGGAGGGTGCCAGTGAAGGGGCTGCGGGGCGTCCCGCCCTCCACTCAGGGGAGCCCCACG gGCAGCAGAACCTCGCTGCTGAGACCTCAGATCAGCGTCCCCCCAAAGGGCGACTTCGGCCACGCCTCCTGCTACTCCACGCTGGGACTTAAAG GTGCTGAGGCCCTGGATGGCCTCCAAGCAGCCCAGCTGGCTGGCACGCCCAGGACCCGGGAGATCAGCCGCTCTTCGCCCTTTGGCTCCGCCAGGAGGGTGCCCGTCACGCAGCCCCAGTCCCTG CGCCGTACCTGCTTCTCCACCCGCCGCCTGGCCGTCTTCCCCCGCACGCCCCGCACCGAGGGGGCCCTGGACAAGCGCCCGGCACAGGGAGTGCTGCAG ACCCCAGCCAGGTGGGCCGGCGGCCTCTCCCCGGAGCCCAGAAGCCCTGACCCCGATGAGACAGTCCTGCCCTTG GAGAAGATCGTGGTGCGGCTCTTCGGGGACGGGGAGAGCCAGGTGGCCACAGAAGCATCAGTGAGGAAAGCGCTCGCCTGGCCTGGCGAGGGGGGCAGCAAGACGCAG TGCATCGAGTTCCTGGCCCGGCTCCTGCGGAAGGAGGTGGAGGGGGCGGGCGGCTCCTCCAGCCTGGATGACCTCCAGAGCCTGCTGGCTGCCTGTGCCCCGTCGCCCAGGCCCCCCCGcacgccccctcccctgccagaagctggcagcAGGCTGAAGCAACTCCCCTCCACCTCTTCGTGCCAGGACCCTGCCAGCAGGGCAATGCCCCCGGCCAGCTCTGCGGCCTTCCCTGCGGCGGGCACCACGCTCACCTTCTCCTCCCAGCGGCCCGTCTGCTCCCACCCTCTCATCCACTCCCTGAGGTCCCCCACCGCCAGCGGGGGTGCTGCAG GGGCCAGGGCTGCCCCTGCAACATCCCCCTCCCGCGTGGCCCTGGTGAAGCAGCGGTTCAGGGACCTGCTCCGCGCCCCCCAGCGCTTCCAAGAGGCCTGCCTGGACGACGAGTGTGCCTTCTACATGGGCCGGccccctggcagccaggccccgGCCCCCCGCTGCTGCACGGACCCTGTGGCCACGCTGCTGGAGGCCCGGGAAACCACA GGGCACATCGGTGGCACCGGGCGGGCCCCACGTCACCCTGGCCAGTCCAGGACTCCTGACCTGAGGGTGGCTTCTGTagccagcccccccgccccgaacccctTGCTGGAGACGCCACCTTGA
- the TROAP gene encoding tastin isoform X2 translates to MAQVGKSPEWASFAHPPQGKWKGSCSLDRSEPQLGKENEPSAWDGSDTRSRSKIPVLSKSRLPPDFQQLHQAWESQFQKVTAFLPCQGKAAGKKPCPQTCPFNLACKGDKFHIDMAAAAELPAGSPELPSRSQPGGPLEEIHLGAAAQKTPPGTSLPNGKEVGPVEFVADPAALASILSNVGLANSTLGVARKPSLARRVPLRGSRGNSVHASGSARTVRGSLYVASGTPALCPDPARTSCFSRLAAKDAARRATQDPAQHRGLLLKSQQIQALSATLRDLGSRAQPAGHPALQRLGAGAKEACRGRPRPIATAMQSEPAKSQEAGGTRDQSSNGRPGSLSDGKGGKAGTGGQSAAHSSSPSRTDPMGASETEEFVPDLDALASVLSNVGLSHAALGPTGKLSLARRVPVKGLRGVPPSTQGSPTGSRTSLLRPQISVPPKGDFGHASCYSTLGLKGAEALDGLQAAQLAGTPRTREISRSSPFGSARRVPVTQPQSLRRTCFSTRRLAVFPRTPRTEGALDKRPAQGVLQTPARWAGGLSPEPRSPDPDETVLPLEKIVVRLFGDGESQVATEASVRKALAWPGEGGSKTQCIEFLARLLRKEVEGAGGSSSLDDLQSLLAACAPSPRPPRTPPPLPEAGSRLKQLPSTSSCQDPASRAMPPASSAAFPAAGTTLTFSSQRPVCSHPLIHSLRSPTASGGAAGARAAPATSPSRVALVKQRFRDLLRAPQRFQEACLDDECAFYMGRPPGSQAPAPRCCTDPVATLLEARETTGHIGGTGRAPRHPGQSRTPDLRVASVASPPAPNPLLETPP, encoded by the exons GTGACTGCTTTTCTGCCCTGCCAGGGGAAGGCTGCCGGTAAGAAGCCCTGTCCGCAGACCTGTCCCTTTAACCTGGCCTGCAAAGGGGACAAGTTCCATATTGATATGGCTGCAGCCGCGGAGCTGCCGGCGGGATCCCCGGAGCTGCCGAGCAGAAGCCAGCCCGGAGGCCCCCTGGAGGAGATACACCTGGGGGCAGCAGCCCAGAAGACCCCGCCAGGCACCAGCCTCCCCAATGGCAAAG AAGTTGGCCCAGTGGAGTTCGTGGCTGACCCAGCGGCTTTGGCCAGCATCCTCTCCAATGTGGGGCTGGCAAACAGCACGCTGGGTGTGGCCAGGAAACCCAGCCTGGCCCGGCGGGTCCCTctgagggggagcaggggcaaCTCGGTCCACGCCAGCGGGTCTGCACGG aCTGTGCGTGGTTCCCTGTACGTGGCCTCGGGGACCCCTGCCTTGTGCCCGGATCCAGCCCGcacctcctgcttctcccggctGGCAGCTAAAG ATGCAGCTCGTCGAGCCACACAGGATCCTGCTCAGCACCGTGGCCTGCTCCTTAAATCTCAGCAGATCCAGGCCCTGTCAGCGACACTGCGGGACTTGGGGTCCCGTGCCCAGCCCGCG GGgcaccccgctctgcagagactgggCGCAGGGGCGAAGGAGGCATGTCGCGGGCGCCCGCGTCCCATTGCAACGGCGATGCAGAGTGAACCAGCCAAGAGCCAGGAAGCCGGTGGAACCAGGGACCAGTCCAGCAATGGCAGGCCGGGGTCCTTGAGCGATGGCAAAGGGGGCAAGGCTGGCACTGGGGGGCAGAGTGCAGCCCACAG CAGTTCACCCTCAAGGACGGATCCCATGGGAGCATCAGAGACAG AGGAGTTCGTGCCAGACCTGGATGCCCTGGCCAGCGTCCTCTCCAACGTGGGACTGAGCCACGCTGCCCTGGGGCCCACGGGGAAGCTCAGTCTGGCTCGGAGGGTGCCAGTGAAGGGGCTGCGGGGCGTCCCGCCCTCCACTCAGGGGAGCCCCACG gGCAGCAGAACCTCGCTGCTGAGACCTCAGATCAGCGTCCCCCCAAAGGGCGACTTCGGCCACGCCTCCTGCTACTCCACGCTGGGACTTAAAG GTGCTGAGGCCCTGGATGGCCTCCAAGCAGCCCAGCTGGCTGGCACGCCCAGGACCCGGGAGATCAGCCGCTCTTCGCCCTTTGGCTCCGCCAGGAGGGTGCCCGTCACGCAGCCCCAGTCCCTG CGCCGTACCTGCTTCTCCACCCGCCGCCTGGCCGTCTTCCCCCGCACGCCCCGCACCGAGGGGGCCCTGGACAAGCGCCCGGCACAGGGAGTGCTGCAG ACCCCAGCCAGGTGGGCCGGCGGCCTCTCCCCGGAGCCCAGAAGCCCTGACCCCGATGAGACAGTCCTGCCCTTG GAGAAGATCGTGGTGCGGCTCTTCGGGGACGGGGAGAGCCAGGTGGCCACAGAAGCATCAGTGAGGAAAGCGCTCGCCTGGCCTGGCGAGGGGGGCAGCAAGACGCAG TGCATCGAGTTCCTGGCCCGGCTCCTGCGGAAGGAGGTGGAGGGGGCGGGCGGCTCCTCCAGCCTGGATGACCTCCAGAGCCTGCTGGCTGCCTGTGCCCCGTCGCCCAGGCCCCCCCGcacgccccctcccctgccagaagctggcagcAGGCTGAAGCAACTCCCCTCCACCTCTTCGTGCCAGGACCCTGCCAGCAGGGCAATGCCCCCGGCCAGCTCTGCGGCCTTCCCTGCGGCGGGCACCACGCTCACCTTCTCCTCCCAGCGGCCCGTCTGCTCCCACCCTCTCATCCACTCCCTGAGGTCCCCCACCGCCAGCGGGGGTGCTGCAG GGGCCAGGGCTGCCCCTGCAACATCCCCCTCCCGCGTGGCCCTGGTGAAGCAGCGGTTCAGGGACCTGCTCCGCGCCCCCCAGCGCTTCCAAGAGGCCTGCCTGGACGACGAGTGTGCCTTCTACATGGGCCGGccccctggcagccaggccccgGCCCCCCGCTGCTGCACGGACCCTGTGGCCACGCTGCTGGAGGCCCGGGAAACCACA GGGCACATCGGTGGCACCGGGCGGGCCCCACGTCACCCTGGCCAGTCCAGGACTCCTGACCTGAGGGTGGCTTCTGTagccagcccccccgccccgaacccctTGCTGGAGACGCCACCTTGA
- the TROAP gene encoding tastin isoform X4, whose translation MAQVGKSPEWASFAHPPQGKWKGSCSLDRSEPQLGKENEPSAWDGSDTRSRSKIPVLSKSRLPPDFQQLHQAWESQFQKVTAFLPCQGKAAGKKPCPQTCPFNLACKGDKFHIDMAAAAELPAGSPELPSRSQPGGPLEEIHLGAAAQKTPPGTSLPNGKEVGPVEFVADPAALASILSNVGLANSTLGVARKPSLARRVPLRGSRGNSVHASGSARTVRGSLYVASGTPALCPDPARTSCFSRLAAKDAARRATQDPAQHRGLLLKSQQIQALSATLRDLGSRAQPAGHPALQRLGAGAKEACRGRPRPIATAMQSEPAKSQEAGGTRDQSSNGRPGSLSDGKGGKAGTGGQSAAHSSSSPSRTDPMGASETEEFVPDLDALASVLSNVGLSHAALGPTGKLSLARRVPVKGLRGVPPSTQGSPTGSRTSLLRPQISVPPKGDFGHASCYSTLGLKGAEALDGLQAAQLAGTPRTREISRSSPFGSARRVPVTQPQSLRRTCFSTRRLAVFPRTPRTEGALDKRPAQGVLQTPARWAGGLSPEPRSPDPDETVLPLEKIVVRLFGDGESQVATEASVRKALAWPGEGGSKTQCIEFLARLLRKEVEGAGGSSSLDDLQSLLAACAPSPRPPRTPPPLPEAGSRLKQLPSTSSCQDPASRAMPPASSAAFPAAGTTLTFSSQRPVCSHPLIHSLRSPTASGGAAGARAAPATSPSRVALVKQRFRDLLRAPQRFQEACLDDECAFYMGRPPGSQAPAPRCCTDPVATLLEARETTHFIPIVQPAPGGPPGEARSSLQAALPLQPLR comes from the exons GTGACTGCTTTTCTGCCCTGCCAGGGGAAGGCTGCCGGTAAGAAGCCCTGTCCGCAGACCTGTCCCTTTAACCTGGCCTGCAAAGGGGACAAGTTCCATATTGATATGGCTGCAGCCGCGGAGCTGCCGGCGGGATCCCCGGAGCTGCCGAGCAGAAGCCAGCCCGGAGGCCCCCTGGAGGAGATACACCTGGGGGCAGCAGCCCAGAAGACCCCGCCAGGCACCAGCCTCCCCAATGGCAAAG AAGTTGGCCCAGTGGAGTTCGTGGCTGACCCAGCGGCTTTGGCCAGCATCCTCTCCAATGTGGGGCTGGCAAACAGCACGCTGGGTGTGGCCAGGAAACCCAGCCTGGCCCGGCGGGTCCCTctgagggggagcaggggcaaCTCGGTCCACGCCAGCGGGTCTGCACGG aCTGTGCGTGGTTCCCTGTACGTGGCCTCGGGGACCCCTGCCTTGTGCCCGGATCCAGCCCGcacctcctgcttctcccggctGGCAGCTAAAG ATGCAGCTCGTCGAGCCACACAGGATCCTGCTCAGCACCGTGGCCTGCTCCTTAAATCTCAGCAGATCCAGGCCCTGTCAGCGACACTGCGGGACTTGGGGTCCCGTGCCCAGCCCGCG GGgcaccccgctctgcagagactgggCGCAGGGGCGAAGGAGGCATGTCGCGGGCGCCCGCGTCCCATTGCAACGGCGATGCAGAGTGAACCAGCCAAGAGCCAGGAAGCCGGTGGAACCAGGGACCAGTCCAGCAATGGCAGGCCGGGGTCCTTGAGCGATGGCAAAGGGGGCAAGGCTGGCACTGGGGGGCAGAGTGCAGCCCACAG CAGCAGTTCACCCTCAAGGACGGATCCCATGGGAGCATCAGAGACAG AGGAGTTCGTGCCAGACCTGGATGCCCTGGCCAGCGTCCTCTCCAACGTGGGACTGAGCCACGCTGCCCTGGGGCCCACGGGGAAGCTCAGTCTGGCTCGGAGGGTGCCAGTGAAGGGGCTGCGGGGCGTCCCGCCCTCCACTCAGGGGAGCCCCACG gGCAGCAGAACCTCGCTGCTGAGACCTCAGATCAGCGTCCCCCCAAAGGGCGACTTCGGCCACGCCTCCTGCTACTCCACGCTGGGACTTAAAG GTGCTGAGGCCCTGGATGGCCTCCAAGCAGCCCAGCTGGCTGGCACGCCCAGGACCCGGGAGATCAGCCGCTCTTCGCCCTTTGGCTCCGCCAGGAGGGTGCCCGTCACGCAGCCCCAGTCCCTG CGCCGTACCTGCTTCTCCACCCGCCGCCTGGCCGTCTTCCCCCGCACGCCCCGCACCGAGGGGGCCCTGGACAAGCGCCCGGCACAGGGAGTGCTGCAG ACCCCAGCCAGGTGGGCCGGCGGCCTCTCCCCGGAGCCCAGAAGCCCTGACCCCGATGAGACAGTCCTGCCCTTG GAGAAGATCGTGGTGCGGCTCTTCGGGGACGGGGAGAGCCAGGTGGCCACAGAAGCATCAGTGAGGAAAGCGCTCGCCTGGCCTGGCGAGGGGGGCAGCAAGACGCAG TGCATCGAGTTCCTGGCCCGGCTCCTGCGGAAGGAGGTGGAGGGGGCGGGCGGCTCCTCCAGCCTGGATGACCTCCAGAGCCTGCTGGCTGCCTGTGCCCCGTCGCCCAGGCCCCCCCGcacgccccctcccctgccagaagctggcagcAGGCTGAAGCAACTCCCCTCCACCTCTTCGTGCCAGGACCCTGCCAGCAGGGCAATGCCCCCGGCCAGCTCTGCGGCCTTCCCTGCGGCGGGCACCACGCTCACCTTCTCCTCCCAGCGGCCCGTCTGCTCCCACCCTCTCATCCACTCCCTGAGGTCCCCCACCGCCAGCGGGGGTGCTGCAG GGGCCAGGGCTGCCCCTGCAACATCCCCCTCCCGCGTGGCCCTGGTGAAGCAGCGGTTCAGGGACCTGCTCCGCGCCCCCCAGCGCTTCCAAGAGGCCTGCCTGGACGACGAGTGTGCCTTCTACATGGGCCGGccccctggcagccaggccccgGCCCCCCGCTGCTGCACGGACCCTGTGGCCACGCTGCTGGAGGCCCGGGAAACCACA CACTTTATCCCCATCGTGCAGCCGGCACCTGGTGGCCCCCCAGGGGAAGCCAGGAGTTCCCTACAGGCAGCCCTGCCGCTCCAGCCCTTGAGATGA
- the TROAP gene encoding tastin isoform X3 has translation MAQVGKSPEWASFAHPPQGKWKGSCSLDRSEPQLGKENEPSAWDGSDTRSRSKIPVLSKSRLPPDFQQLHQAWESQFQKGKAAGKKPCPQTCPFNLACKGDKFHIDMAAAAELPAGSPELPSRSQPGGPLEEIHLGAAAQKTPPGTSLPNGKEVGPVEFVADPAALASILSNVGLANSTLGVARKPSLARRVPLRGSRGNSVHASGSARTVRGSLYVASGTPALCPDPARTSCFSRLAAKDAARRATQDPAQHRGLLLKSQQIQALSATLRDLGSRAQPAGHPALQRLGAGAKEACRGRPRPIATAMQSEPAKSQEAGGTRDQSSNGRPGSLSDGKGGKAGTGGQSAAHSSSSPSRTDPMGASETEEFVPDLDALASVLSNVGLSHAALGPTGKLSLARRVPVKGLRGVPPSTQGSPTGSRTSLLRPQISVPPKGDFGHASCYSTLGLKGAEALDGLQAAQLAGTPRTREISRSSPFGSARRVPVTQPQSLRRTCFSTRRLAVFPRTPRTEGALDKRPAQGVLQTPARWAGGLSPEPRSPDPDETVLPLEKIVVRLFGDGESQVATEASVRKALAWPGEGGSKTQCIEFLARLLRKEVEGAGGSSSLDDLQSLLAACAPSPRPPRTPPPLPEAGSRLKQLPSTSSCQDPASRAMPPASSAAFPAAGTTLTFSSQRPVCSHPLIHSLRSPTASGGAAGARAAPATSPSRVALVKQRFRDLLRAPQRFQEACLDDECAFYMGRPPGSQAPAPRCCTDPVATLLEARETTGHIGGTGRAPRHPGQSRTPDLRVASVASPPAPNPLLETPP, from the exons GGGAAGGCTGCCGGTAAGAAGCCCTGTCCGCAGACCTGTCCCTTTAACCTGGCCTGCAAAGGGGACAAGTTCCATATTGATATGGCTGCAGCCGCGGAGCTGCCGGCGGGATCCCCGGAGCTGCCGAGCAGAAGCCAGCCCGGAGGCCCCCTGGAGGAGATACACCTGGGGGCAGCAGCCCAGAAGACCCCGCCAGGCACCAGCCTCCCCAATGGCAAAG AAGTTGGCCCAGTGGAGTTCGTGGCTGACCCAGCGGCTTTGGCCAGCATCCTCTCCAATGTGGGGCTGGCAAACAGCACGCTGGGTGTGGCCAGGAAACCCAGCCTGGCCCGGCGGGTCCCTctgagggggagcaggggcaaCTCGGTCCACGCCAGCGGGTCTGCACGG aCTGTGCGTGGTTCCCTGTACGTGGCCTCGGGGACCCCTGCCTTGTGCCCGGATCCAGCCCGcacctcctgcttctcccggctGGCAGCTAAAG ATGCAGCTCGTCGAGCCACACAGGATCCTGCTCAGCACCGTGGCCTGCTCCTTAAATCTCAGCAGATCCAGGCCCTGTCAGCGACACTGCGGGACTTGGGGTCCCGTGCCCAGCCCGCG GGgcaccccgctctgcagagactgggCGCAGGGGCGAAGGAGGCATGTCGCGGGCGCCCGCGTCCCATTGCAACGGCGATGCAGAGTGAACCAGCCAAGAGCCAGGAAGCCGGTGGAACCAGGGACCAGTCCAGCAATGGCAGGCCGGGGTCCTTGAGCGATGGCAAAGGGGGCAAGGCTGGCACTGGGGGGCAGAGTGCAGCCCACAG CAGCAGTTCACCCTCAAGGACGGATCCCATGGGAGCATCAGAGACAG AGGAGTTCGTGCCAGACCTGGATGCCCTGGCCAGCGTCCTCTCCAACGTGGGACTGAGCCACGCTGCCCTGGGGCCCACGGGGAAGCTCAGTCTGGCTCGGAGGGTGCCAGTGAAGGGGCTGCGGGGCGTCCCGCCCTCCACTCAGGGGAGCCCCACG gGCAGCAGAACCTCGCTGCTGAGACCTCAGATCAGCGTCCCCCCAAAGGGCGACTTCGGCCACGCCTCCTGCTACTCCACGCTGGGACTTAAAG GTGCTGAGGCCCTGGATGGCCTCCAAGCAGCCCAGCTGGCTGGCACGCCCAGGACCCGGGAGATCAGCCGCTCTTCGCCCTTTGGCTCCGCCAGGAGGGTGCCCGTCACGCAGCCCCAGTCCCTG CGCCGTACCTGCTTCTCCACCCGCCGCCTGGCCGTCTTCCCCCGCACGCCCCGCACCGAGGGGGCCCTGGACAAGCGCCCGGCACAGGGAGTGCTGCAG ACCCCAGCCAGGTGGGCCGGCGGCCTCTCCCCGGAGCCCAGAAGCCCTGACCCCGATGAGACAGTCCTGCCCTTG GAGAAGATCGTGGTGCGGCTCTTCGGGGACGGGGAGAGCCAGGTGGCCACAGAAGCATCAGTGAGGAAAGCGCTCGCCTGGCCTGGCGAGGGGGGCAGCAAGACGCAG TGCATCGAGTTCCTGGCCCGGCTCCTGCGGAAGGAGGTGGAGGGGGCGGGCGGCTCCTCCAGCCTGGATGACCTCCAGAGCCTGCTGGCTGCCTGTGCCCCGTCGCCCAGGCCCCCCCGcacgccccctcccctgccagaagctggcagcAGGCTGAAGCAACTCCCCTCCACCTCTTCGTGCCAGGACCCTGCCAGCAGGGCAATGCCCCCGGCCAGCTCTGCGGCCTTCCCTGCGGCGGGCACCACGCTCACCTTCTCCTCCCAGCGGCCCGTCTGCTCCCACCCTCTCATCCACTCCCTGAGGTCCCCCACCGCCAGCGGGGGTGCTGCAG GGGCCAGGGCTGCCCCTGCAACATCCCCCTCCCGCGTGGCCCTGGTGAAGCAGCGGTTCAGGGACCTGCTCCGCGCCCCCCAGCGCTTCCAAGAGGCCTGCCTGGACGACGAGTGTGCCTTCTACATGGGCCGGccccctggcagccaggccccgGCCCCCCGCTGCTGCACGGACCCTGTGGCCACGCTGCTGGAGGCCCGGGAAACCACA GGGCACATCGGTGGCACCGGGCGGGCCCCACGTCACCCTGGCCAGTCCAGGACTCCTGACCTGAGGGTGGCTTCTGTagccagcccccccgccccgaacccctTGCTGGAGACGCCACCTTGA